A single Macaca mulatta isolate MMU2019108-1 chromosome 15, T2T-MMU8v2.0, whole genome shotgun sequence DNA region contains:
- the TRIM32 gene encoding E3 ubiquitin-protein ligase TRIM32 isoform X1, whose amino-acid sequence MAAAAASHLNLDALREVLECPICMESFTEEQLRPKLLHCGHTICRQCLEKLLASSINGVRCPFCSKITRITSLTQLTDNLTVLKIIDTAGLSEAVGLLMCRSCGRRLPRQFCRSCGLVLCEPCREADHQPPGHCTLPVKEAAEERRRDFGEKLTRLRELMGELQRRKVALEGVSKDLQARYKAVLQEYGHEERRVQDELARSRKFFTGSLAEVEKSNSQVVEEQSYLLNIAEVQAVSRCDYFLAKIKQADVALLEETADEEEPELTASLPRELTLQDVELLKVGHVGPLQIGQAVKKPRTVNMEDSWAMEAAASAASTSVTFREMDMSPEEVVASPRASPAKQRGPEAASNIQQCLFLKKMGAKGSTPGMFNLPVSLYVTSQGEVLVADRGNYRIQVFTRKGFLKEIRRSPSGIDSFVLSFLGADLPNLTPLSVAMNCQGLIGVTDSYDNSLKVYTLDGHCVACHRSQLSKPWGITALPSGQFVVTDVEGGKLWCFTVDRGSGVVKYSCLCSAVRPKFVTCDAEGTVYFTQGLGLNLENRQNEHHLEGGFSIGSVGPDGQLGRQISHFFSENEDFRCIAGMCVDARGDLIVADSSRKEILHFPKGGGYSVLIREGLTCPVGIALTPKGQLLVLDCWDHCIKIYSYHLRRYSTP is encoded by the coding sequence ATGGCTGCAGCAGCAGCTTCTCACCTGAACCTGGATGCCCTCCGGGAAGTGCTAGAATGCCCCATCTGCATGGAGTCCTTCACAGAAGAGCAGCTGCGTCCCAAGCTCCTGCACTGTGGCCATACCATCTGCCGCCAGTGCCTGGAGAAGCTATTGGCCAGTAGCATCAATGGTGTCCGCTGTCCCTTTTGCAGCAAGATTACCCGCATAACCAGCTTGACCCAGCTGACAGACAATCTGACAGTGCTAAAGATCATTGATACAGCTGGGCTCAGCGAGGCTGTGGGGCTGCTCATGTGTCGGTCCTGTGGGCGGCGTCTGCCCCGGCAGTTCTGCCGGAGCTGTGGTTTGGTGTTATGTGAGCCCTGCCGGGAGGCAGACCATCAGCCTCCTGGCCACTGTACACTCCCTGTCAAAGAAGCCGCTGAGGAGCGGCGTCGGGACTTTGGAGAGAAGTTGACTCGTCTGCGGGAACTTATGGGGGAGCTGCAGCGGCGGAAGGTAGCCTTGGAAGGTGTCTCCAAGGACCTTCAGGCAAGGTATAAAGCAGTTCTCCAGGAGTATGGACACGAGGAACGCAGGGTCCAGGATGAGCTGGCTCGCTCTCGGAAATTCTTCACAGGCTCTTTGGCTGAAGTTGAGAAGTCCAATAGTCAAGTGGTAGAGGAGCAGAGTTACCTTCTTAACATTGCAGAGGTGCAGGCTGTGTCTCGCTGTGACTACTTCCTGGCCAAGATCAAGCAAGCAGATGTAGCACTCCTGGAGGAGACAGCTGATGAGGAGGAGCCAGAGCTTACTGCCAGCTTACCTCGGGAGCTCACCCTGCAAGATGTGGAGCTCCTTAAGGTAGGTCATGTTGGCCCCCTCCAAATTGGGCAAGCTGTTAAGAAGCCCCGGACAGTTAACATGGAAGATTCCTGGGCCATGGAGGCGGCAGCCTCTGCTGCTTCTACCTCTGTTACATTTAGAGAGATGGACATGAGCCCGGAGGAAGTGGTTGCCAGCCCTAGGGCCTCACCTGCTAAACAGCGGGGTCCTGAGGCAGCCTCCAATATCCAGCAGTGCCTCTTTCTCAAGAAGATGGGGGCCAAAGGCAGCACTCCAGGAATGTTCAATCTACCAGTCAGTCTCTACGTGACCAGTCAAGGTGAAGTGCTAGTTGCTGACCGTGGTAACTATCGTATACAAGTCTTTACCCGCAAAGGCTTTTTGAAGGAAATCCGCCGCAGCCCCAGTGGCATTGATAGCTTTGTGCTAAGCTTTCTTGGGGCGGATCTACCCAACCTCACTCCTCTCTCAGTGGCAATGAACTGCCAGGGGCTGATTGGTGTGACTGACAGCTATGATAACTCCCTCAAGGTATATACCTTGGATGGCCACTGTGTGGCCTGTCACAGGAGCCAGCTGAGCAAACCATGGGGTATCACAGCCCTGCCATCTGGCCAGTTTGTAGTAACTGATGTGGAAGGTGGAAAGCTTTGGTGTTTCACAGTTGATCGAGGATCAGGGGTGGTCAAATACAGCTGCCTGTGCAGTGCTGTGCGGCCCAAATTTGTCACCTGTGATGCTGAGGGCACCGTCTACTTCACCCAGGGCTTAGGCCTCAATCTGGAGAATCGACAGAATGAGCACCACCTGGAAGGTGGCTTTTCCATTGGTTCTGTAGGTCCCGATGGGCAGCTGGGTCGCCAGATTAGCCACTTCTTCTCGGAGAATGAGGATTTCCGCTGCATTGCTGGCATGTGTGTGGATGCTCGTGGTGATCTCATTGTGGCTGACAGTAGTCGCAAGGAAATTCTCCATTTTCCTAAGGGTGGGGGCTATAGTGTCCTTATTCGAGAGGGACTTACTTGTCCGGTGGGCATAGCCCTCACTCCTAAGGGGCAGCTGCTGGTCTTGGACTGTTGGGATCATTGCATCAAGATCTACAGCTACCATCTGAGAAGATACTCCACCCCATAG